In Gossypium arboreum isolate Shixiya-1 chromosome 6, ASM2569848v2, whole genome shotgun sequence, the following are encoded in one genomic region:
- the LOC108485930 gene encoding protein SPEAR1-like codes for MGSSYFGEPNMGSERGGSSSSRKGKKGNSDKPKQPQRGLGVAQLEKIRLHGQMASTYLPLHHGTYPANFNQEDNMRAYSSMASSSFSYSSTSSPSYGFQYPNMMMGVGEYDQRANIRHGDSQPSSGFLDTQHFAQPNMTRQLLNLNVEDSHSRSKKHRSNSLGSSSQNSESSDTQELDLELRLSL; via the exons ATGGGTAGCAGTTATTTTGGAGAACCAAACATGGGGAGTGAAAGGGGAGGTTCATCGTCTTCAAGAAAAGGCAAGAAGGGTAATTCAGACAAGCCTAAGCAACCCCAGAGAGGGCTTGGTGTTGCTCAATTGGAGAAGATCAGATTACATGGTCAAATGGCTTCTACCTATCTTCCTCTTCATCATGGAACTTACCCTGCTAATTTCAACCAg GAAGATAACATGAGAGCTTATTCATCTATGGCCTCATCATCTTTTTCTTATTCATCAACTTCCTCGCCTTCTTATGGTTTCCAGTACCCCAACATGATG ATGGGGGTTGGAGAATACGATCAAAGGGCAAACATCAGACATGGTGATTCCCAACCAAGCAGTGGCTTCTTAGACACCCAACATTTTGCACAACCAAACATGACCAGACAACTTCTAAACCTAAATGTTGAG GATTCACATTCAAGGAGTAAGAAACATCGCAGTAATTCATTGGGATCGAGCAGTCAGAATTCAGAATCAAGCGACACACAAGAGCTAGATTTGGAGCTCAGACTGTCACTGTAG